The following nucleotide sequence is from Coffea eugenioides isolate CCC68of chromosome 3, Ceug_1.0, whole genome shotgun sequence.
NNNNNNNNNNNNNNNNNNNNNNNNNNNNNNNNNNNNNNNNNNNNNNNNNNNNNNNNNNNNNNNNNNNNNNNNNNNNNNNNNNNNNNNNNNNNNNNNNNNNNNNNNNNNNNNNNNNNNNNNNNNNNNNNNNNNNNNNNNNNNNNNNNNNNNNNNNNNNNNNNNNNNNNNNNNNNNNNNNNNNNNNNNNNNNNNNNNNNNNNNNNNNNNNNNNNNNNNNNNNNNNNNNNNNNNNNNNNNNNNNNNNNNNNNNNNNNNNNNNNNNNNNNNNNNNNNNNNNNNNNNNNNNNNNNNNNNNNNNNNNNNNNNNNNNNNNNNNNNNNNNNNNNNNNNNNNNNNNNNNNNNNNNNNNNNNNNNNNNNNNNNNNNNNNNNNNNNNNNNNNNNNNNNNNNNNNNNNNNNNNNNNNNNNNNNNNNNNNNNNNNNNNNNNNNNNNNNNNNNNNNNNNNNNNNNNNNNNNNNNNNNNNNNNNNNNNNNNNNNNNNNNNNNNNNNNNNNNNNNNNNNNNNNNNNNNNNNNNNNNNNNNNNNNNNNNNNNNNNNNNNNNNNNNNNNNNNNNNNNNNNNNNNNNNNNNNNNNNNNNNNNNNNNNNNNNNNNNNNNNNNNNNNNNNNNNNNNNNNNNNNNNNNNNNNNNNNNNNNNNNNNNNNNNNNNNNNNNNNNNNNNNNNNNNNNNNNNNNNNNNNNNNNNNNNNNNNNNNNNNNNNNNNNNNNNNNNNNNNNNNNNNNNNNNNNNNNNNNNNNNNNNNNNNNNNNNNNNNNNNNNNNNNNNNNNNNNNNNNNNNNNNNNNNNNNNNNNNNNNNNNNNNNNNNNNNNNNNNNNNNNNNNNNNNNNNNNNNNNNNNNNNNNNNNNNNNNNNNNNNNNNNNNNNNNNNNNNNNNNNNNNNNNNNNNNNNNNNNNNNNNNNNNNNNNNNNNNNNNNNNNNNNNNNNNNNNNNNNNNNNNNNNNNNNNNNNNNNNNNNNNNNNNNNNNNNNNNNNNNNNNNNNNNNNNNNNNNNNNNNNNNNNNNNNNNNNNNNNNNNNNNNNNNNNNNNNNNNNNNNNNNNNNNNNNNNNNNNNNNNNNNNNNNNNNNNNNNNNNNNNNNNNNNNNNNNNNNNNNNNNNNNNNNNNNNNNNNNNNNNNNNNNNNNNNNNNNNNNNNNNNNNNNNNNNNNNNNNNNNNNNNNNNNNNNNNNNNNNNNNNNNNNNNNNNNNNNNNNNNNNNNNNNNNNNNNNNNNNNNNNNNNNNNNNNNNNNNNNNNNNNNNNNNNNNNNNNNNNNNNNNNNNNNNNNNNNNNNNNNNNNNNNNNNNNNNNNNNNNNNNNNNNNNNNNNNNNNNNNNNNNNNNNNNNNNNNNNNNNNNNNNNNNNNNNNNNNNNNNNNNNNNNNNNNNNNNNNNNNNNNNNNNNNNNNNNNNNNNNNNNNNNNNNNNNNNNNNNNNNNNNNNNNNNNNNNNNNNNNNNNNNNNNNNNNNNNNNNNNNNNNNNNNNNNNNNNNNNNNNNNNNNNNNNNNNNNNNNNNNNNNNNNNNNNNNNNNNNNNNNNNNNNNNNNNNNNNNNNNNNNNNNNNNNNNNNNNNNNNNNNNNNNNNNNNNNNNNNNNNNNNNNNNNNNNNNNNNNNNNNNNNNNNNNNNNNNNNNNNNNNNNNNNNNNNNNNNNNNNNNNNNNNNNNNNNNNNNNNNNNNNNNNNNNNNNNNNNNNNNNNNNNNNNNNNNNNNNNNNNNNNNNNNNNNNNNNNNNNNNNNNNNNNNNNNNNNNNNNNNNNNNNNNNNNNNNNNNNNNNNNNNNNNNNNNNNNNNNNNNNNNNNNNNNNNNNNNNNNNNNNNNNNNNNNNNNNNNNNNNNNNNNNNNNNNNNNNNNNNNNNNNNNNNNNNNNNNNNNNNNNNNNNNNNNNNNNNNNNNNNNNNNNNNNNNNNNNNNNNNNNNNNNNNNNNNNNNNNNNNNNNNNNNNNNNNNNNNNNNNNNNNNNNNNNNNNNNNNNNNNNNNNNNNNNNNNNNNNNNNNNNNNNNNNNNNNNNNNNNNNNNNNNNNNNNNNNNNNNNNNNNNNNNNNNNNNNNNNNNNNNNNNNNNNNNNNNNNNNNNNNNNNNNNNNNNNNNNNNNNNNNNNNNNNNNNNNNNNNNNNNNNNNNNNNNNNNNNNNNNNNNNNNNNNNNNNNNNNNNNNNNNNNNNNNNNNNNNNNNNNNNNNNNNNNNNNNNNNNNNNNNNNNNNNNNNNNNNNaggtatttattattgcacaggttcggcacctgtcaatttttggcgccgttgccggggactggcatTAATTATTTGTTCCTTTTTAAATCTAATTTgtttttgctttctttctttctttctggtatttttttagtttatgcctcgttcttctcgtacaggcgacttaatttttgaccctgaagtagagaagactgCACGTCAAACTAGGAAAGAGACTagacagctcagagaggagcaGTCCAGTGGTGCATCTCAAGGACTGGATCCGGAGGTGGAATCGTTAAATCTGCATAGTGATCACTCGAGTGATTCGGACCAGGAGGAAGTCACCATGGCAAATGCACGAACAATACGGGAGTTGGCCGCTCCAAACTTGACCCAACAACCTCTCTGCATAACTTTCCCTCGCCTTAGTGAGAATGCAGCTTTTGAATTAAAACCTGGTCCAATACATTTGTTGCCTACTTTTCATGGTCTGTCAGGTGAGGAACCCCACAAACAcatgcaggaatttgatgtggtgTGTTCGAGTATGAAGCCTTCGGGAGTAACTGATGAACAAATTAAGTTAAAGGCCTTCCCTTTTTCTCTCAAGGATTCGGCAAAAGACTGGTTATACTGTCTACCTGCAGGCATTATCACCACGTGGCCAGAGATGcagaaaaaattttttgaaaaatatttcccTGCGTCCAGAGCTGCTAGTTTGCGAAAGGAAATATGTGACATCAAACAATTTCACGGGGAATCCTTGTATGAATATTGGGAGAGGTTCACCAGGCTGCGCACCCGATGCCCTCAATACCAAATAAGTGATCAACTGCTGATTTAGTACTTCTACGAGGGGCTACTGATAAACGATAGAAATATCATTGATGCAGCAAGTGGAGGTGCACTGGTGAATAAAACTACCCAAGAGGCTTGGGAACTAATCGAGCGAATGGCAGAGAACTGCCAGCAGTTTGGTACAAGAGAGGATGTTCCTACGAGAAAGGTCAACGAGGTAAGCTCAT
It contains:
- the LOC113766798 gene encoding uncharacterized protein LOC113766798, with translation MANARTIRELAAPNLTQQPLCITFPRLSENAAFELKPGPIHLLPTFHGLSGEEPHKHMQEFDVVCSSMKPSGVTDEQIKLKAFPFSLKDSAKDWLYCLPAGIITTWPEMQKKFFEKYFPASRAASLRKEICDIKQFHGESLYEYWERNIIDAASGGALVNKTTQEAWELIERMAENCQQFGTREDVPTRKVNEVSSSSIQQQLSELTSFVRQIAVGNVQQAKVCGICTNSGHTTDSCPQLQEEGIEQANMAGNMPMPRRQYDPYSNSYNPGWRDHPNLSYGGNKQQNFTPNRQQGFQQQYQTKNQPSSNPGMSLEDMVKIIASNTMKFQQDTEASSQETKARMQNLENQMSQLASIVNRLDS